The Pseudanabaena galeata CCNP1313 genome segment CCCTTAATGATTTTACCGATCATTCTTCTTTCCTACTCCGCCTGTGGAGTTAAACCTGCGGTCGTAGTAATTTGAGAGCGAACATCGGACATTAATGAAACAAGTTGATTGAGACAACCAGATAACTTTTGAAATTCATCAAGTTGCGACTGCATAGGGCTACCCATCATCACACTTAAATTAGCATCGTGTGTCAACTGGTTAATGTTGGTACCAATTTTATTCAACTCAAATTTCATTTGTCCTAGCAGGTGATATGTGTCCCAATCAACGCTAGTCATTGGAGCTAGTGGTGATAGTGGCTGAAACTTAAAAACTGCATAGCGGACAAATTTACTCGATTTAACATTCAGTTTCTTTGCTTTTGCCTCCAATACAACTTTCTCATTTTTAGTCATGCGTACCGTGAATCTAACGGATAAAGTCATTACTGCTATTCCTAAAGTTTGTTCTGCATAAGTGCTGTTGAAAAAATATTCAAAAACAAGAAATTCGGCGAGATGGACTCGCCAATTACAATCATAGTCTACATTTTTTGTGCAGAACAGAATTTTAAAATATTCTATTTCTACAAAAATTTAATTCTTGCAAAATTAATTGCAACTCAGTTTTTTTATTAGGAGCTTTGAATTTATTAAGGGGGAATCCAAAGGGGGAATTCCCCCTTGGCAAGCGGTCATGTTGCTGTCGAACAAAAATCAAGCGATAGCGCGATTTCTTGTCCGACAAGCAACATAGCTTGCTCCAAACCCCGCACACCCCTCAAACGGCGCAAACTCGTTCGCAAAAAGTTACAACTAATATACAGAGCGCCTACAGGAGAGTATACAGATAGTCTAACCAATCTCTATCAGAAGTCTACAAATAGTCTACTTAACAGTCTACACAGAGACTACAAGTAATCGACAAATAATCTACAGATGGTCAACCAACAGTTATCACCGCAACTAACTGTAATCTACAGTAATCTACAAATAGTCTACTTAACAGTCTACACAGAGACTACAAGTAATCGACAAATAATCTACAGATGGTCAACCAACAGTTATCACCGAAACTAACTGTAACCTACAGAAATCTACAGGTAGTCTACTTAACAGTCTACACAGAGACTACAAATAATCCACAGATGGTCAACCAACAGTTATCACCGAAACTAACTGTAATCTACAGGCATTCTACACAAAGTCTACAGCAATCTACAGGTAGTCTACTTAACAATCTACATAGAGACTATTCAAAGCCTATAGATAATTAATAAAGAGGCTACTAACAGCCTACAAATAGTTATCATAAAGTCTACTAACAGACTACATATTTTTACACAAAGTCTACAGCAATCTACAGAGAATCTACGCAGAGTCTATATGTAAATCACAAGTATTTTATGTGTGATTTTAAAGGAAATTTAACTATGTTCTAAAAAGGATAAGAGCCTACAGAAAATCTATTCACAGTCTACAAACTGTCTACTCAAAGCCTAAAAAAATAGACTTAATCAAAAATTCTTAAGATGCAATCTGAGTAAAGGTTTCAGCAATTGCAATCAATATTCTTAAGCAAGATTACTATAAAAAAGACTTTTTATTATTGCGTTTATGGCTATGATAAACCCATCAACAAATCCAAATATTTATGGAGTCCCCAAATCAATAAATTCTCTAAATGATTTTCATAACAGCATTTGTTGTCTGAGATACCAGCCTTGTAGACAAATAATCAGCTAAAATAATGCCTGAAATCATTGCGTGTTCATCGGTTGTAGAGGTAGCCACAGAGCAGTTAACAGAGTTGTCTGATCGGTGGTTTGCATCTATTAAAAACAAAGATAAACTGACAAGAAAAGTAGACATCATCTCATACCTTGAGGAAGATGTCAGAGCATTGCTTGCTTCAGGAAGTACATATAATGAAATTAGCCAAAACCTAAAAGATGAACTTCACGTCGATATCTCTGCTAAAACTATAAAGCAGTATATATGGCGAATTAACGAAAAACAAAAAAAGGGTGGGACAAAAGCTAAAACCCATACCGCTAGGGCAGAAAGGGCTTTACCGCAACACAAACCATCAGGATCTGAGCTAACTCAACAACCAATTACAAGTTTGTCGGATAGTATGGCTAATATCCCCTCTGCAACGGAAACTCTTACCAATGTAGAAAATAGCGATCGCTCCGAACCAATCTCAGTAGTAAAGCCAAACAGCAGCAAGGCAACCCCCAAACCACAAAGCATTGTCCCAAAGTCTCTCCCCGTGGACGATGATGACTACGATGATGATTTGGCACAACAAAAAATATTGAAGTACTTCAATAGATAATAGGAGACAACATTATGGCAAATATCAACCTGATCGATGGGGAAAAAGGTGGTGTAGGCAAAAGCTGGGTCGCTCGCACCATGTTGCAATACCTGACCGATAACAAAATTTCTTTCACCAGTATTGAAACAGATCGCAGTAACCCAACTGTCCTCGATATATACAAAGAATCTAAAACTGCTGTTTTCTCAGAAAATGAAAAAATGGCTGATGTCGCTGATGCCATTTTTGAATATGCACTCAAGAAAACGGTTGTCGTCAATTTACCCGCTCAGGCTCACCGAGCAGTATCGAAATGGATTGACACCAAAGGATTACTAGATTTGGGCAAGGAACATGACGTGACATTTATCAAGTGGTTTGTCAGTGACGGTGAAAGTGACTCAATTAAGCTATTCACTGAGTCGCTAGAACATTATCAAGGCTATATCACCCATGTGTTTATCAAAAATTGGGGGCGCTGCGATGAATGGGATTACTTCAAAGCTCACGAAGAGATCCAGAAAGCGATCGCTGAATACAATGTTACAGTGATTGACTTTCCCAAGTTGAGTGATGGTAGGCGGATCGAAATTAATGCTAAGCATCTCACCTTCGAGGATGCATCCAATTACTCTGAATTTGGACTCATTGGCAGGAATCAAATCAAAACATATTTACGTGAAGCATACAAAGCTTTTGAGTCCACTGGGCTTCTCGCCAAAGCCAAACAGCCCCAGTCATTGAAAGCCTAGTATGAATAGCAATCCCCTGCCCAAAACCTATCTGGATATTGCCATTCATGACTACGATCCCGTGGTCAAAGCCAAAATCTACGAGATTGTGGCTAAGTCTGGTATCCCCCAAAACGATCCTTACATTGCGATTTTCTTGTCTAATGCCCAAGTTGCGGCAACAGTTGCCACTGCGCCAAATCTACTCCAAAGTGCCTTAGCTAAAGGCTTCGATGTTGGTATCCAAAAGTTCAGCGACTTTCTGGCGACTCTACGCGAGACTGCGGTTAAAGAACAGGAGGTGGCGATTAGTCAGGCGATCGCTAATATCATCAAAAACAAACAGCATCAGGAATCCCAAGGTTATTGGCGGGCGATTAGCTTGCCCTTCATTGGTTTCTGTGCGGGGATGTTGATGATTGGCTTAGCGGCGGGTCTGGTTTCGGGCTTGGCGATCGCGAAACTGTTTTTACCTACACCCAGTCTAAACGCCCAATCCGCTAGGGATTTGGAGTGGGTGGCAAGTGACAACGGCAAATTAGCTAGGAATCTCGTGGACTGGAATCAGAGTATTTTAAAAACCTGCCTTCAGGATCAGCAAAACCTCAAGGAAGCTTTAATCATTCTCAATGGTAAATATGTGACTAAAGGTTTATGCGCCCTATGGGTATTGCCTGAAACCCAGAGAGTCTATGAAGATCGCCGTTGATTCGGTTGCGACAATTCATGAATCAAAAAACACAATAGCTAACTTTTACTGCCCAAAAACGTTCAAAATTTCGTAATATTTACTTTTTAAGTCATCGTTTAAGTAGATTTTTTGACTTTTGTATTAACGTCAGTTCGACAGAGTAGACAAAAGCAAAAGAAAAGCTGAGACTAGGTTTGACAAACTAAAAGCCTCAGCAATATGAACAGTATCGTATCGCACTTGGATATCACGCGAATCTTCTGTGAAGTGGATGATTTCTGCGAAAGCTTTGAAAAACACTGGCAAGAGCAACCAATGTTGCCATCAATGCAGGGAGAAAGGAAAAGTCGCTCAAGAATGAGGTTGAGTGAAGTGATGACCATCGCGATCGCCTTTCATGGGTCAGGATACAAGACCTTCAAAGACTTCTATACCCTAACTGTAATACCGTTTTGGCGGAAAGCTTTTCCCCACTTGGTAAGCTACACCCGCTTTGTGGAGCTAATGCCTTGGACAATGATGTTGTTATGTTGCTTTCTGCATACACGCAAAGGCGAAGTGACAGGAATATCATTCATCGACTCCACACCGATCAATGTCTGTGTACCATGCCGTGCCCATGCCCATAAAGTATTCAAAGGTATGGTCAATTGGGGCAAAAACTCAGTGGGTTGGCACTTTGGCTTCAAGCTACATTTGATTATCAACGACAAAGGGGAATTGCTTGCCTTCAAGCTCACACCAGCCAATGTTGATGACCGACAACCTGTGCCTGAGATGGCTCAAGACCTCTTTGGTCAATTGTTTGGTGACCGTGGTTATATCTCCCAAAAGTTGTTTGAGAAGCTCTATGAACAAGGTTTACAACTGATTACTAAGCGCAAGAAAAATATGAAAAACTGTTTGGTCAAGTTGATTGACAAGATTTTGCTGCGTAAGCGCGCAATTATTGAGTCCGTCAATGACCAACTCAAAAACATTTCTCAGATTGAGCATTCAAGACATCGCAGTTTTTTTAATTTTCTTGTCAACCTTTTAGCTGGGTTGGTTGCTTATACATATCGAGAGACTAAACCTGCTTTAGATCTTCTCTTCAAAGGCTTGCCTGCTCTTCCTCCTGCCATCTTTTAGTGCGTCGAACTCACGTTGTATTAGGCAAATTCGGTGTATTCGGTGCTAAAAAGTCTAAAGCGTTTGAAGTTGCAACGACGCTTTCTTCTGATACTACTACCAGGCATGTATTCAGGATACGTGTAAAACAGTGCCACGAAACGCTGAAGCGTTTACTGAGAAAGCTCTTGAGCGATCTCAATTGGCAAGCTAACTGCCAGATCCAACGGTTCGGGAATAGTCGTCAGATCGACAACATAGTCGCCATAACGCTTTAAATGTCTAGTCAGATAAGGACTCAAAGTAGAGAGTAACTCGCGGTCAACCTTATGCCCCTCCTCAACCAAACTCCGTACCGCAGCAGAAATATCCACAGTATTCTGAAAAATCACCGCACTGGCAACTAAGTCGAGATACTTGAGCCGCTTCTCTTGTTCTTCAGGATCGTGGTCTGTAAGTACCCCCTGCTTACCAAAAAATAACCAGTCCAGAAAATTGTGATAGCCTTCAACAATATTGGTGCAAGCTGTAATCTCCTGACGTAAAGCGCGGTCGGAAATATATTGCAGCAAAAACAACGTTCTAACAACCTGTCCCAAGGCTTGAAAAGTCTGGTACAGGCGATTCTTGCGACTATTACTCCCTAATCTTCGCAAGATCGTTGAAGGCATCAACTTACCCGCCTGAATAGACAAAGTTACACGAATTAAATCCTGCCAATGAGTTTGAATCAACTTCCAATCCACCACATCCGTAAATAACGGATCGATGTATTTATACACAGCCTCTGGACTCGGACGAAAGAACGTATAATCCTGCCAGTTCCGAATCCGAGGCATCAGCTTGATTCCCAATAGATAGGACAAAGCAAAGACAGTCAATGATTGACCTTGAGTATCCGCATGTAAGGTATCTGGTTGAATATCCGAACTGTTCTTCAGTAACCCATCCAAGATATACACTGCCTCCCATACTCCACAGGTAATAAAGTGGGTGAACAGCGCAATGTAAGTATCTGAGACATGATGGTAAGCAATCCCACCATAACCGCCATAGCGGATATGGTACTCTGACATCAAACTGTTTTCATGAATCTGAAACTTGCTTCCATCAGCGGCTGCGCGTTTCCCCGTTCCCCAACACTTGGGCAATGGGAGTAAATTGTAAGCATTAATCAGCTCCCGTATTGCTGCTTCGATTTGGCTGGTTTGAATATGTAGCCGATTGATGCGCGACAACATCTGTCCATTGATCAGTCCGCGTGTATGACGTGCTGTTTGATAGGGACCTAGGTTACACCCATAACCAAACACAGCCAGAATATACCGCTCAGTGGGTTGGTCTATTTTAGCCTCAGAGCCTGAAGCTAATCCAAAATGCCGCGTCCAGTTGAGCCAATATTCCACATTGCACAGGATGTCCAATACGCTCCGCTCTGGCAAACGTTCCCAAATCTTAGCTTCGAGTTCATCGGCACCAGACGGTTTCACTTCTGCTACCAAACGTTTGAGGACGGGTGCTCCAACTTCGTTAATGGTAATTTGACTACCATCTTGACAGATCTGGTCAACTGTCTGTGCCACCTCTGTTAATTGCTGTTTTAAAGCAGCCACAAAGGACTCAGCGGTTACTGGTAAACCGCTTTGTATTCCATAACTTGCCAAGTCGTGTTCACATTCTTCCCATGAAAGTAACTGTTCGCGAAAGTCGGCGTATTGCTCGGAACCAGCGACAGAGATATCTCCTGTCTTCAACTCAGCCGCTAAATAGGTGAAGATACATACTTCCAGATGAACTCTCGACAGTACTTGCTCTTCCCCACGCTGTTCTACCACCAATCGTCGCCACCGCTCACTGATGAAACTCAAATCGAGATCGTCGCTGGGTAAATATTTACTGCGCCGCTGTTCGTGCTTCAACACAAACGCCAAAGCTACAGGTAACGATTGATCTTGAGAGGTCGATTGAAGCTCCAAAGATCTGACCAATTCAAATAGCAACGGACGATAACGACCGAAGAAATGCCGAATTAATGGTAAATAATTATCGCTGTTGTAAGTCGTAATCGCCTGACAGCGTTCGAGTAGCTCGGCGGAACCACCATGAGACTGTAGTAGGGCTTGCACTTGATTTCCGAATGTTTGTTCGTCAGGATGATCGACAGATACCTCTAAAATCTCCGCTAACACCCCTAGCATCACTTCAGTTTGCTTGAGATGTTGTTCTCTGAGTTCTACCAAC includes the following:
- a CDS encoding helix-turn-helix domain-containing protein, producing MPEIIACSSVVEVATEQLTELSDRWFASIKNKDKLTRKVDIISYLEEDVRALLASGSTYNEISQNLKDELHVDISAKTIKQYIWRINEKQKKGGTKAKTHTARAERALPQHKPSGSELTQQPITSLSDSMANIPSATETLTNVENSDRSEPISVVKPNSSKATPKPQSIVPKSLPVDDDDYDDDLAQQKILKYFNR
- a CDS encoding P-loop NTPase family protein, producing MANINLIDGEKGGVGKSWVARTMLQYLTDNKISFTSIETDRSNPTVLDIYKESKTAVFSENEKMADVADAIFEYALKKTVVVNLPAQAHRAVSKWIDTKGLLDLGKEHDVTFIKWFVSDGESDSIKLFTESLEHYQGYITHVFIKNWGRCDEWDYFKAHEEIQKAIAEYNVTVIDFPKLSDGRRIEINAKHLTFEDASNYSEFGLIGRNQIKTYLREAYKAFESTGLLAKAKQPQSLKA
- a CDS encoding IS982 family transposase, encoding MDITRIFCEVDDFCESFEKHWQEQPMLPSMQGERKSRSRMRLSEVMTIAIAFHGSGYKTFKDFYTLTVIPFWRKAFPHLVSYTRFVELMPWTMMLLCCFLHTRKGEVTGISFIDSTPINVCVPCRAHAHKVFKGMVNWGKNSVGWHFGFKLHLIINDKGELLAFKLTPANVDDRQPVPEMAQDLFGQLFGDRGYISQKLFEKLYEQGLQLITKRKKNMKNCLVKLIDKILLRKRAIIESVNDQLKNISQIEHSRHRSFFNFLVNLLAGLVAYTYRETKPALDLLFKGLPALPPAIF
- a CDS encoding plasmid mobilization protein, with the translated sequence MTLSVRFTVRMTKNEKVVLEAKAKKLNVKSSKFVRYAVFKFQPLSPLAPMTSVDWDTYHLLGQMKFELNKIGTNINQLTHDANLSVMMGSPMQSQLDEFQKLSGCLNQLVSLMSDVRSQITTTAGLTPQAE
- a CDS encoding DUF6753 family protein — translated: MNSNPLPKTYLDIAIHDYDPVVKAKIYEIVAKSGIPQNDPYIAIFLSNAQVAATVATAPNLLQSALAKGFDVGIQKFSDFLATLRETAVKEQEVAISQAIANIIKNKQHQESQGYWRAISLPFIGFCAGMLMIGLAAGLVSGLAIAKLFLPTPSLNAQSARDLEWVASDNGKLARNLVDWNQSILKTCLQDQQNLKEALIILNGKYVTKGLCALWVLPETQRVYEDRR
- a CDS encoding Tn3 family transposase; translated protein: MTAIERTAYPRFKSLPNLKELAELYTPTESELAFARVQTASKEGRFRLLISLKAFQRLGYFPDAASIPTALIEHLRKLLNLNSSVDAIAPLRSQRRYETAIRTFLKVKIFDAGARQHIAIAIATAATTMDRNADLINVAIEELVKESYELPAFSTLDRLAGNVRSITNHRLFQQVASKLTPAEQTFLDELLLSQSVEGQVTLNLLKSPPKSVRLSHIIQLQSKFDKLMSFGNAQRLLAGIAKGKIQSFAAQAKALDISDFRDIKTNKRHALLVCLLYRAQVKTRDYLVDLFLKRMRKIHYLARQRLVELREQHLKQTEVMLGVLAEILEVSVDHPDEQTFGNQVQALLQSHGGSAELLERCQAITTYNSDNYLPLIRHFFGRYRPLLFELVRSLELQSTSQDQSLPVALAFVLKHEQRRSKYLPSDDLDLSFISERWRRLVVEQRGEEQVLSRVHLEVCIFTYLAAELKTGDISVAGSEQYADFREQLLSWEECEHDLASYGIQSGLPVTAESFVAALKQQLTEVAQTVDQICQDGSQITINEVGAPVLKRLVAEVKPSGADELEAKIWERLPERSVLDILCNVEYWLNWTRHFGLASGSEAKIDQPTERYILAVFGYGCNLGPYQTARHTRGLINGQMLSRINRLHIQTSQIEAAIRELINAYNLLPLPKCWGTGKRAAADGSKFQIHENSLMSEYHIRYGGYGGIAYHHVSDTYIALFTHFITCGVWEAVYILDGLLKNSSDIQPDTLHADTQGQSLTVFALSYLLGIKLMPRIRNWQDYTFFRPSPEAVYKYIDPLFTDVVDWKLIQTHWQDLIRVTLSIQAGKLMPSTILRRLGSNSRKNRLYQTFQALGQVVRTLFLLQYISDRALRQEITACTNIVEGYHNFLDWLFFGKQGVLTDHDPEEQEKRLKYLDLVASAVIFQNTVDISAAVRSLVEEGHKVDRELLSTLSPYLTRHLKRYGDYVVDLTTIPEPLDLAVSLPIEIAQELSQ